Part of the Leifsonia soli genome is shown below.
CACCCTCGACCTCTTTCTTGTGTCGGATGGATCGTGGACAAGCCGGAGCGCTGTCGGGTCTCGACAAGCGCGGGCACCATCGACCAGCCTAGCCTCACTCCGCCGGTGTGCGTGACCGTCGCTTGGCACTCCCGGGAGGCCGGTCTATGCTGTGTGCTCGTGCCTGCGCGCGAGCCACGTCGCGCCGGCGGGAAAGGACTTCGATGGCACTCGAGAACGATACCCAGGCTCCCGACTTCGAGCTGCTCAACCAGTACGGCGAGACCGTCCGGCTGAGCGACTTCCGGGGACGGAAGGCGGTGGCGCTGGTCTTCTTCCCGCTCGCGTTCTCCGGCACCTGCACGGGGGAGCTGTGCGCACTGCGCGACAACCTCTCGCTGTTCGAGGACCACCGCGTCGAGCTGCTGGGCATCTCCGTCGACTCCAAGTTCACGCTGCGCGCCTGGGCCGAGCAGGAGGGCTACTCGTTCTCTCTGCTTGCCGACTTCTGGCCGCACGGCGAGATCGCCAAGGAGTACGGCGTCTTCCTGCGCGAGAAGGGCTTCGCGAACCGCGCGACCTTCCTCATCGACGAGCGCGGCATCATCCGCGCGTCGTTCATCACCGCGCCGGGCGAGGCCCGCTCGATCGACGCCTACCGCGCGGCGCTCGACCACCTCCCCGCCCACGTCTGACGCCCTCCGCGCGACGAGAGATGTGCGCCAGATCTCGGTTATGAGACACGCATAACGCAGATTTGGCGCACATCTCTCGCGTGGCGAGGGGTTCGGTAGGGTTGAGGAGCGTCACGGGCCTTTAGCTCAGCTGGTAGAGCGCCACGTTTACACCGTGGATGTCGTCGGTTCGATCCCGGCAGGGCCCACTCCCGCGGACGTGGGGGCTAGCAGCTCGAAGAGAGCGTCGACCGCCGCGGCCATGTCGACCGAGGGGTCCTGCATCCACTGCAGCTGCATCCCGTCGGAGACCGCCTGCAGGATGCGTGCCAGCGTGTCCGCGTCCACGGCCGGAGTCGTCGCGCGCTCCGCGCGCCGACGCTCCAGCGCGGTGGCGAAGGTGCTCCGCAGCGCCGCGCTGCGTTCGACGAAGTAGTCGTGGGCGGGATGCTGGGGATCCGCGGCGTCGACCGCGAGCCGGGAGAACAGCTGGACGAGCCCAGGCACTTCCGCGTTGTGCCGCACGATTGCGACGTATCCCGCGCGGATGTCCTCCAGCGGACCATCCCCGTCCGCCTCGCCGAACCGCCGGCTGTCGACCTCGTCGCGCTTGCGGAGGATCGCCGTGAACAGCTCCTCCTTGCTGTCGAAGTAGTGGAGCAGGCCGGCCTGGCTGAGGCCGACCGCATCCGCCAGCTCCTTGACCGACGCGCCGCGGATGCCCTCCCGCGCGATCACCTCGAGAGCGCGCTCCAGGATCTCGTCGCGCTTGGCGACGCCTTTCGCGTAGGACCCTCGTCGTACCATGCCTCCACGATAAACCGAACGCCGTTTGCTTTTCAAAAACCGAGTGACGTAAGGTTTTGCCACCGTCCACGGTGGACGCGAGAGGAGCCCTTCGACATGGCAGACACGACCCCGGCGGGCACCGCCGCCGACATCTCCGGGCTCAGCATCGAGGAGAAGGCGTCGCTCACCAGCGGAGAGGGCTTCTGGCGCACGAAGGCCGTCGAGCGGGCGGGCATCCCCTCCGTGATGCTCACCGACGGGCCGCACGGGCTCCGCAAGCAGCGCGAAGGCGGCGACCACCTCGGGATCGGCGACAGCGTCCCGGCGACCTGCTTCCCTCCGGCCGTCGCCCTCGGCTCCTCCTGGGATGTGGAGCTGGTCGAGCGGGTCGGCACCGCGCTCGGCGTCGAGTCCTCGATCGAGGACGTCGCCGTCATCCTGGGCCCCGGCATCAACATCAAGCGATCCCCGCTGTGCGGCCGCAACTTCGAGTACCTCAGCGAGGATCCCATCGTGTCCGGTGTGCTGGGCGCCGCCCTGGTGCGCGGCATCCAGTCGCAGGGCGTCGGCGCGTCGCTCAAGCACTTCGCGGCCAACAACCAGGAGGACGACCGGATGCGCTCCTCGTCCGATGTCGACCCCCGGCCGCTGCGGGAGATCTATCTGCGCGGCTTCCAGCGGGTGGTGGAGGATGCGCAGCCGTACACCGTGATGTGCTCGTACAACCGCATCAACGGCGTGTTCGCGTCCGAAAACCGGTGGCTGCTCACCGACGTGCTGCGCGGCGAGTGGGGCTTCGAGGGCCTGGTCGTCTCGGACTGGGGAGCGGTCGTCGACCGCGTCGCCGCCCTCCGCGCCGGTCTCGACCTGGAGATGCCCGGGAACGCCGGCCTGAGCGACGCCGCGGTCGTCGCGGCGGTCGGCGACGGGACCCTCGACGCGTCGGTGCTGGATGCGTCCGCAGCCCGGGTGGCGGCGCTCGCGACCCGCTGGGCGGCGACCGACCGCGTGGAGGGTCCGCTCGACGTGGACGCCCACCACGCCCTCGCCCGCGAGGCGGCCGCGCGCTCCATCGTCCTGCTGAAGAACGACGCCCCGGCCACCGGCGACGCGCCGCTCCTGCCGCTCGCCGCCGGCCGCTCGATCGCGGTCATCGGTGCGTTCGCCGAGAAGCCGCGGTACCAGGGCGCCGGTTCGTCGATGATCCATCCGACCCGCCTGGACGACGCGCTCACCGCGATCCGTGCGGCTGCGGGCGATGTCGCCTACGCCCCCGGCTTCTCGCTCGCCGCCGAGGTCGACGCGGAGGAGTCGACGCGGCTGCGCGACGAAGCGGTCGCCGCGGCGTCTGCGGCCGACATCGCGGTGGTGTTCGCCGGCCTGCCCGCCCGGCTGGAGTCGGAAGGCTACGACCGCGACGACATCGACCTTCCGGCGGACCAGCTGGCCGTCATCGACGCGGTCGTCGCCGCCAACCCGCGGACCGTGGTCGTGCTGTCCAACGGCGGTGTCGTGATGCTCCCGTTCTCGCAGCGGGTGCCGGCCATCGTCGAGGGCTGGTTGCTCGGCCAGGCGGGCGGCTCAGCCACCGCCGACGTGCTGTTCGGCGCCGTGAATCCGTCGGGCAAGCTCACCGAGACCGTTCCTCTGCGGCTGGAGGACACCCCCGCCTTCCTGAACTTCCCGGGAGAGGAGGGGCACGTCCGCTACGGCGAGGGACTGTTCGTGGGCTACCGCTGGTACGACGCGCGCCGGATGCCGGTGGAGTACCCGTTCGGGCACGGGCTCTCGTACACGGCCTTCCGCTATGGCGACGCGAGCGCTTCGGTCACGGCCCGGGGCGACATCCAGGTGCGGGTCACCGTGACCAACACGGGGGAGCGGTCCGGACGCGAGGTCGTCCAGGTGTACACAGCGCTGCCGGGATCGCGCGTGCAGCGTCCGCCCCGCGAGCTGAAGGGCTTCGGCTCGATCGAGCTCGAGCCGGGGGCGTCGGGCGAGGTCGCCGTGACGATCCGGCGGGAGGATCTCGCGTACTGGGACGTGCGAGCCGACCGCTGGGTGGTCGAGGGCGGCGAGTACGCGATCGAGGTGGGCGCGTCGAGCCGCGATCTCCGCGCGACCGTGACCGCCGCGGTGGACGGAGACGAGGTGTGGCTGCCGCTGACCCGCGAGTCGTCGCTCGGCGAGGTGCTCGCGCATCCTGTCGCCGGGCCGATGGTCCAGGGCGCGCTGGCCGGTATGTCCGAGCTGTTCGACGGCGCGTCGTCGATCATGCCGGAAGGTGTGTCGATGGAGCGGATGATGGCGTCGTTCCCGATCGGACGCGTCGGCATGATGTCCGGCGGCCAGGTGACGCCCGAGATGATCGACGGGCTGCTCGCCGCGGCGAACGCTCAGCGGCAGTGACCTCGCGCCCCGGCCCGTCGAGTGCGCTCGGCGGACCGGGGCGTCGCGGTGCCCGGGGGCCGGGCGTGGATAGGCTGGCCGCATGCCCGAGGGACCGTACCGCTGGTTCGTCTACGCCGAGATCGCGCTTGCCGTCGTGACCTTCGTCGCACTCCTGTTCATCGTCGCGCCGTACGGCGGGCGGCACGGGCGCGCCGGTTGGGGGCCGACGGTGCCCGCGCGGTTCGGCTGGGTCGTCATGGAGGCGCCCGCGTCCATCCTCTTCGTGGTGTTCTACCTGCTCGGTTCGAACCGCTTCGAGCCGGTGCCACTGCTGTTCCTCGCGCTCTGGCTGGTGCACTACGTCTACCGGGCGTTCGTCTACCCGTTCCTGATGCGCTCGGGGTCGCGCATGCCGGTGCTCGTGATGCTGCTGGCGATCGGGTTCAACCTCCTGAACGCGTGGGTCAATGCGCGCTGGATCTCCGAGTACGGGAGCTATCCCGTGGCGTGGCTGGGGGATGGGCGGTTCTGGTTCGGCGTCGTCCTGTTCGCGGCCGGGCTGACGCTGAATGCGCGCTCGGACCGCACGCTGCGGCTGCTGCGGCGGTCGGGAGACGGGTACCGCATCCCGCAGGGCGGCGGGTTCCGCTACGTCTCCAGCCCGAACTACCTCGGCGAGATGATCGAGTGGACGGGATGGGCGATCGCCACGTGGTCGCTCGCCGGCACCGCGTTCGCGCTGTACACGTTCGCGAACCTCGCGCCGCGGGCGTTCGCGAACCACCGCTGGTACCGGGACACCTTCCCCGACTATCCCCCCGAGCGCCGCGCCCTCCTCCCGTTCGTGCTCTGAGCCATCGCGTGCGGGCAGTGACGGTGGTGCGTCCTACCCTCGGGGTGAGGAGGGATGCCGTGCCGGAGAGCGTCGAGCAGTGGTGGGCGCGCCGCCAGTGGTCGAAGGGCGTCGCCGTGCCCTACGAGGTCGGGCGCTACCGCACCGACTGGGAGCGGTACCCCGTGCTGGTCCGCCAGTACCATCCCGACCTCAACCACGGGATCACCCTCACGCAGGTTCCGCCCGCGGCCGACGTCTACCTGGTGTGGGAGTGCGACTCCGGCCACCGGTTCGTGGCCACCCCCGAGGAGCAGCGTGGCCGCCCCGGCGGCACGCGGCGGCGCTCGGCATGGTGCCCGCTATGCGCCGAGGCCGCCGTCCCGAAACCGGTGCGGGCGGCGGAGCCGGATGCCGGACTCCACCCGTGCGGTCACGCCCGCGACCTGCGACGCATCGAGAACGACCCGCAGGATGATCGTTGCTACCTCTGCCGCCGGCTCGATCGCGAAGCGCTGACGCGAGAGCAGCTGGTGAGCATGGCCGCCCCCGGATCGCGCGTCGCCGTGTCGAACGCGAACAGCACCGCCGGCACGTACGCCTGGCAGTGCGCGGCGGGGCATCCGTCGTACCAGACCAGTATCGAGCGCATTCTCGGCGGCCGGAGGTGCCCGATCTGCCGCCATGCCCGGGCGGGAGCGGATGCGGTGCCGGTGGGCGAGGCGTTCGTCAGCCGCTGGGCCCCTGCACCGGCGTCGGCCGCGGAACCCGAGCTCAAGAGACGGCTCGGCGAGCGGCTGGACATCGACCTCTCCCCGAACGCGGTTCGCGTCGCGAAGCCCTTCCACTCGCACCTCGAAGTGTGGCCCGACATCCTGCTGCCGGAGCTGCGCGTCGCCATCGAGTACGACACCACGGGCCGGCACGGCCTCGAGCACGTCGGCCCGCGCGAGGCCTCGGACCGCCGCAAGGACCGGCTGCTCCGCGCCGCCGGGTGGGAGGTCGTGCGCGTCCGCTGCGGAGCGCTGCAGCCGATCGGCCCCTACGACGTGCACGCGGGCGGAATCACCGACGCGCTGGTGGAGCGGATCGTCACCCGGCTCGGCGAGATCCGGGGCGACCTGTTCGTGGCGGCGTACCTGCGCTGAGTACCTGCGCTGAGTACGCATGCCTTCTCACGCGCGAAGGCTCTGGTATCCGGCCGCGGCTGCTCGCTACGCTGGGCGGCGAACCGGCAGCCACCGGCTCTCCGGAGCTCTCACGAGGAGGACACCATGCCGTCGACACTCAACCCGTACCTCAACTTCCGTGCGTCCGCGCGCGAGGCGATGGACTTCTACCAGTCCGTCTTCGGCGGAGAGGTGCAGCGCAGCACCTTCGCCGATTTCCAGATGGCGCAGGACCCGGCCGACAACGACCTGATCATGCATTCGCAGCTGCAGACCCCGGGCGGCTTCACGCTCATGGCTGCTGACGTGCCCGCGCACATGGACTTCACGCCGGGCAGCGCGATCAGCATCTCGCTGAGCGGCGACGACGAGGCCGAGCTCACCGGCTACTGGGAGAAGCTCGTGGACGGCGGCACGGTGGTCGAACCGCTCAACAAGGCGCCGTGGGGGGACAGCTTCGGGATGGCGGTCGACCGCTTCGGCGTTCAGTGGCTCGTCAACATCGCCGGGGCGCCGCAGGCGGCGGGAGCGTAGGCGCGCGGCGGGCGGAGGCCGAGATGGCGGAGCCGGGCGGGCCGGACGCGGGTGCCGGGCCCGAATCCGAGAGCGATGCCCCGGACCTCCAGGGTGCGGTCATCGTCGGTGTGCACCGGGGGCAGGACCGGGCCGTGCTGGAGGAGGCGGCGCGGCTGGCGGTGGAGTTCGGGCGTCCGCTGCTGTGCGCGTACATCTCGGAGGACAGCTATCTGACCGAGTGGGACCCGTCCGATGTCGCACAGGAGTCGCTGCATCCCACCGAGGTCGGGGCCGGAGAGGGCGAGGCGGTGCTGGCGCTGTCTGCAGCGATCGGCTCAGCGCTCGACGAGAAACCCGAACGGCCGTCCAGCTGGGCCCTCCGGCTGCTCGCCGGCGACCCGGCCAAGGCGCTGGGGCGGCTCGCGGCCGAGGTCGATGCCCGAATCATCGTGGTCGGCACCCACCGCCGCGGCTTCTCGCACACCCTCGAGAACTGGCTGGCCGGGTCGGTCGGAGCCCACCTGACGCACGATCAGACAGTCCCGGTGGTCGTGGTCCCCGTGTCGAAGGACCGCAGCGAGCCGACGCTCGCGTGAGTCGAACGATGCCCTGCCCCCGCGTGCCCCTCGGGTCCTAGGCTTCGACCATGTCGGCAGAGCGTGCCATCCGACTCCGGCGGGAGGCCTGGGGATTCGCGATCGGGTCGTTGTTCTTCCTGGTCGGCGCGGTGCCGTACTACCAGGAGGCGGTGGGGCCGGTGACCGCCGCCGTCACCTTCTTCGTCGGCGCCCTGTTCTTCACGGCAGCCGCCTTCATCCAGCTCGCGCTCAGCGGGCGCAAGCCTCCGCGGAGCGGGGGCGAACGTCCCGACCTGTTCGACTGGTGGGCCGCCGCCATCCAGTTCGCCGGCACGCTGTTCTTCAACGTCAGCACGACCGAGGCGCTCATCACCGCGGTCAATGATGCGGCCCGCGTGGGGGACGGCTGGAGACCGGACGCCTTCGGGTCGATCTGCTTCCTCGTCGCGAGCGCTCTGGCCGTCGTCGCGACCGTCGACCGCGACCGCCTCTGGGATCCGCGCGCCCGCACCTGGCACGGCACCTGGCTGAACCTGATCGGCTCGGTGCTGTTCGCGTTCTCCGCCGTCGGAGCCTACGTCCTCCCGTCGACCGGCACGCTGGTCAGCCTGTTCTGGGCGAACGCCGGCACATTCCTCGGCGCCGCCTGCTTCCTCGTGGCCGCCGTGCTCAGCCGGCGGTCGATCCCGGTGCGGCAGCGACGTCATACGGTCGCCGCGCGATGACTGCCGCCGCGCCGTGACCGCCGCCGTTCAGGAGCGCAGGGCGTCGAGAGCGGCCTCGAAGGAGCGGAAGTACGTGCGCTGCCCGGGCCGGCCGATCTGCGTCACCTCGAACATCCCGTCCAGCTGCAGGATGAAGCCGACAACGGCCGGAGCGCCCAGTTCGGCGGACCGGGTGTCGCTCACCCGCCACTCGCGGCTCGAGATCTCCGTCGCCTCGAGCCCCTGGCGGACGAGGCGTGCTCGCGTCTTCATGGCACCAGCCAAGTGGACCGGGCGTTCCACGACCATCCCTTGACAGCTCCTGGGCGCCGTGATCAGCCTGCGCGCGAGGCCGAAGTGGTGTATTCCCGCGGGCGCGGGAGCGGGGCTATGGTCAAGCCGTCCGCAGGGCCCACCACGTTCGAGGAGGTCGTCATGTGCCGCTGGCTCGCATACTCGGGGGAGCCCCTGAAACCCGCCGTCCTCATCCTGGACGCGCAGCATTCGCTGGTCGCCCAGTCGCTCAACTCGCCGCTCGGGGCGGAGACCGTGAACGGCGACGGTTTCGGCTTCGGCTGGTACCCGGAGGACGCGGGCAACGGGAACATTCCCGCGCTGTTCCACAGCATCGAGCCCGCCTGGCATGACGAGAACCTCCGCGAGCTGACCAACGCCATCGCCAGTCCGCTCTTCTTCGGTCACGTGCGGGCCGCGGCCGGACCGCCCATCCAGCAGTCGAACTGCCACCCGTTCCGCCACGAGAACTGGCTGTTCATGCACAACGGCTTCCTCGACGGCTTCTCGGTCATGAAGCGCGATCTCGCGTTCGCCGTCGATCCCGAGCTGTTCCCGCTCATCCAGGGCACGACCGACACCGAGACCCTGTTCTATGTCGCACTGACGATGGGGCTGATGGACGACCCGGTCGCCGCGCTCGGACGGGCACTGCGGTTCGTGGAGGAGACCGGGCGCAAGCACGGCATCCGATTCCCGGTGCAGGGGACCTTCGCGGTCTCCGACGGGTCGCGGATGTGGGCCTTCCGCTACTCGACCTCTCAGCGCAGCCGGTCGCTGTTCCACTCGGTCGCCGTGCCGGAGCTGCGGGAGATGTTCCCGGACGCCGCGCGGCTGGAGCTGTTCGGCGACCACGCCAAGGTCGTGGTCTCGGAGCCGCTCAACGACATGCCCGGCGCCTTCGTGGAGGTGCCGGAGAACACCGTCGCGGTGCTCGACGACGACGGCTACCGACATGAGCCGTTCCTGAGCGAGGCGGCCTGACGGGGCCGCCTCGCTCAGGCCGTCACTCGTCGACCATCACCTTCCGGACGAACGCGTCGACGTGCTCACGGAGCGCCTCGATGCGCGCCTGGCGGGCCGCCTCGACGTCGAAGCCGACGTAGGCGGTCGGCGGCCGCTTGCGCACGTTGGCCGAGCACTGGAACTCGGCGCAGACCAGCGTGCCCAGGGTGTTGCCGTTGCGGCCGGCCTTCCCGGCGCGCTTCGCGATGAAGAAGAGCACGTCGTTGGGCAGGTGCACGTCGTCGCACCAGGAGCACTGCGGGCGCGACCGGACGCGGCCCTCCGCCTGCCGGAGGAGGACGCCGACGGGTGCGCCGTCGACCTCGGCGACGACGTACCCGACGGTCGGGAGCCTGCGGTCGCGCCAGCCGAGGAAGTCGATGTCGTCCCAGCGCACCTGCGCCAGGTCGGGAAGGGTGAGCTCCTTGCGCTCGCGCTGGGACGCGTTGACGAAGGAGGAACGGAGCTGCTGCTCGGTCAATGGATGCATGAATGAACGCCTGACATGTCGTGGAATCGTCATCGGTCGAACCGATGGGAAGGGTCCGCCCCGCGGGCACGCCGCAGCAGCGGTACGCGCCGACGGCGCGCAGGATCACCGAAACAGGGTCAGAACGCTCTGACGCCGGCGCTCTGCGCGCCGACGACCTCCAGACGCCCGGCGGCCGCGGAGGCGGCGAGGGGCAGCGAGACGAGCGGGTTCACGCCTCCACTCTATCGAAGCCTGTCAACCCGGCGGCGGTCAGGCCCGACGGAAGTGCGGGCGCGCCGCCGGCAGCCACATGAGCACACCGGCCGCGATGACGATGAGCACGACGAGGATCCCGAGCACGTCGCCCGTCAGCAGGGACGAGATGAGGCTGAGCAGGACGACCGCGCCGATGACGGTGAGCACGATGCGCGCCCAGTTCGCGCCTTTGAGGAGGAACACGGCGAGGAAGACGCGGAGCGCGGCACCGATGAGGGCGCCTCCGACCGCGCCGGCCACGACTCCCGCCGCATACGGGGTGCCGGAGGTCGGCCCGGCGAACAGGCCGGGTGCCATCAGCGCGAACGCGATCAGGCTCACGACCGTGCTGGCGATCCAGAGCCAGAAGGACGCGGTGACGACGGTCGGGGCGGTGCGGGCGGCGGCGGAGAGCGGCTGAGACACGGAGATTCCTCGGGGTCGGGACGGTTGCGGCGGAGCGCGTCGTCCGCCGTTCTTCTTTCCTATCGGCAGGCGCGCCGTCTCCGTCAGCAGAGGGGGAACAC
Proteins encoded:
- a CDS encoding class II glutamine amidotransferase, giving the protein MVKPSAGPTTFEEVVMCRWLAYSGEPLKPAVLILDAQHSLVAQSLNSPLGAETVNGDGFGFGWYPEDAGNGNIPALFHSIEPAWHDENLRELTNAIASPLFFGHVRAAAGPPIQQSNCHPFRHENWLFMHNGFLDGFSVMKRDLAFAVDPELFPLIQGTTDTETLFYVALTMGLMDDPVAALGRALRFVEETGRKHGIRFPVQGTFAVSDGSRMWAFRYSTSQRSRSLFHSVAVPELREMFPDAARLELFGDHAKVVVSEPLNDMPGAFVEVPENTVAVLDDDGYRHEPFLSEAA
- a CDS encoding YrhK family protein; its protein translation is MSAERAIRLRREAWGFAIGSLFFLVGAVPYYQEAVGPVTAAVTFFVGALFFTAAAFIQLALSGRKPPRSGGERPDLFDWWAAAIQFAGTLFFNVSTTEALITAVNDAARVGDGWRPDAFGSICFLVASALAVVATVDRDRLWDPRARTWHGTWLNLIGSVLFAFSAVGAYVLPSTGTLVSLFWANAGTFLGAACFLVAAVLSRRSIPVRQRRHTVAAR
- a CDS encoding zinc-ribbon domain-containing protein, which codes for MPESVEQWWARRQWSKGVAVPYEVGRYRTDWERYPVLVRQYHPDLNHGITLTQVPPAADVYLVWECDSGHRFVATPEEQRGRPGGTRRRSAWCPLCAEAAVPKPVRAAEPDAGLHPCGHARDLRRIENDPQDDRCYLCRRLDREALTREQLVSMAAPGSRVAVSNANSTAGTYAWQCAAGHPSYQTSIERILGGRRCPICRHARAGADAVPVGEAFVSRWAPAPASAAEPELKRRLGERLDIDLSPNAVRVAKPFHSHLEVWPDILLPELRVAIEYDTTGRHGLEHVGPREASDRRKDRLLRAAGWEVVRVRCGALQPIGPYDVHAGGITDALVERIVTRLGEIRGDLFVAAYLR
- a CDS encoding TetR/AcrR family transcriptional regulator, translated to MVRRGSYAKGVAKRDEILERALEVIAREGIRGASVKELADAVGLSQAGLLHYFDSKEELFTAILRKRDEVDSRRFGEADGDGPLEDIRAGYVAIVRHNAEVPGLVQLFSRLAVDAADPQHPAHDYFVERSAALRSTFATALERRRAERATTPAVDADTLARILQAVSDGMQLQWMQDPSVDMAAAVDALFELLAPTSAGVGPAGIEPTTSTV
- a CDS encoding peroxiredoxin, translated to MALENDTQAPDFELLNQYGETVRLSDFRGRKAVALVFFPLAFSGTCTGELCALRDNLSLFEDHRVELLGISVDSKFTLRAWAEQEGYSFSLLADFWPHGEIAKEYGVFLREKGFANRATFLIDERGIIRASFITAPGEARSIDAYRAALDHLPAHV
- a CDS encoding universal stress protein, producing MAEPGGPDAGAGPESESDAPDLQGAVIVGVHRGQDRAVLEEAARLAVEFGRPLLCAYISEDSYLTEWDPSDVAQESLHPTEVGAGEGEAVLALSAAIGSALDEKPERPSSWALRLLAGDPAKALGRLAAEVDARIIVVGTHRRGFSHTLENWLAGSVGAHLTHDQTVPVVVVPVSKDRSEPTLA
- a CDS encoding DUF1295 domain-containing protein, with translation MPEGPYRWFVYAEIALAVVTFVALLFIVAPYGGRHGRAGWGPTVPARFGWVVMEAPASILFVVFYLLGSNRFEPVPLLFLALWLVHYVYRAFVYPFLMRSGSRMPVLVMLLAIGFNLLNAWVNARWISEYGSYPVAWLGDGRFWFGVVLFAAGLTLNARSDRTLRLLRRSGDGYRIPQGGGFRYVSSPNYLGEMIEWTGWAIATWSLAGTAFALYTFANLAPRAFANHRWYRDTFPDYPPERRALLPFVL
- a CDS encoding glycoside hydrolase family 3 C-terminal domain-containing protein, whose protein sequence is MADTTPAGTAADISGLSIEEKASLTSGEGFWRTKAVERAGIPSVMLTDGPHGLRKQREGGDHLGIGDSVPATCFPPAVALGSSWDVELVERVGTALGVESSIEDVAVILGPGINIKRSPLCGRNFEYLSEDPIVSGVLGAALVRGIQSQGVGASLKHFAANNQEDDRMRSSSDVDPRPLREIYLRGFQRVVEDAQPYTVMCSYNRINGVFASENRWLLTDVLRGEWGFEGLVVSDWGAVVDRVAALRAGLDLEMPGNAGLSDAAVVAAVGDGTLDASVLDASAARVAALATRWAATDRVEGPLDVDAHHALAREAAARSIVLLKNDAPATGDAPLLPLAAGRSIAVIGAFAEKPRYQGAGSSMIHPTRLDDALTAIRAAAGDVAYAPGFSLAAEVDAEESTRLRDEAVAAASAADIAVVFAGLPARLESEGYDRDDIDLPADQLAVIDAVVAANPRTVVVLSNGGVVMLPFSQRVPAIVEGWLLGQAGGSATADVLFGAVNPSGKLTETVPLRLEDTPAFLNFPGEEGHVRYGEGLFVGYRWYDARRMPVEYPFGHGLSYTAFRYGDASASVTARGDIQVRVTVTNTGERSGREVVQVYTALPGSRVQRPPRELKGFGSIELEPGASGEVAVTIRREDLAYWDVRADRWVVEGGEYAIEVGASSRDLRATVTAAVDGDEVWLPLTRESSLGEVLAHPVAGPMVQGALAGMSELFDGASSIMPEGVSMERMMASFPIGRVGMMSGGQVTPEMIDGLLAAANAQRQ
- a CDS encoding FBP domain-containing protein, yielding MHPLTEQQLRSSFVNASQRERKELTLPDLAQVRWDDIDFLGWRDRRLPTVGYVVAEVDGAPVGVLLRQAEGRVRSRPQCSWCDDVHLPNDVLFFIAKRAGKAGRNGNTLGTLVCAEFQCSANVRKRPPTAYVGFDVEAARQARIEALREHVDAFVRKVMVDE
- a CDS encoding VOC family protein, which encodes MPSTLNPYLNFRASAREAMDFYQSVFGGEVQRSTFADFQMAQDPADNDLIMHSQLQTPGGFTLMAADVPAHMDFTPGSAISISLSGDDEAELTGYWEKLVDGGTVVEPLNKAPWGDSFGMAVDRFGVQWLVNIAGAPQAAGA